Genomic segment of Paenibacillus sp. FSL R5-0623:
ACGATTCAGGATACGCTGACAAACCAGGATTTCTACATGATCGATGCCAAAGTGGATGAAACCGCACGTGGTCTGGGTCTGACGGATATCGGTCTGGATAAAGACGTCAATGACCTGAGTGGTGGACAGCGTACCAAAGTCTTGCTTGCCAAGTTGCTGCTGGAAAAACCTGATATTTTGCTCCTGGATGAGCCTACGAACTATCTGGATGAATTGCATATCGAATGGCTGAAACGTTATTTGCAGGAATATGAGAATGCTTTTATTCTGATCTCTCACGATATTCCGTTCCTGAACAGTGTTATCAACTTGATCTATCACATGGAGAACCAGAATCTAACTCGTTATGTGGGCGATTATGATCACTTCCAGGAAGTGCATGAGATGAGAAAACAGCAGCTGGAGTCGGCGTACAAACGCCAACAACAAGAGATTGCTGACCTCAAGGATTTTGTAGCGCGGAACAAAGCAAGTGTTGCTACACGTAATATGGCGATGTCCAGACAGAAGAAACTCGACAAGATGGATGTTATCGAGATCGCCAAGGAGAAACCGAAACCGCAGTTCAACTTCCGTGATGCAAGAACATCTGGCAAGCTCATTTTCGAAACCAAAGGTCTTGTAATTGGATACAACGAACCGTTGTCCAGACCACTGGATCTGCGTATGGAGCGTGGACAGAAGATCGCCCTTGTTGGTGCGAACGGAATCGGTAAAACAACCCTAATGCGTAGTATTCTGGGTGAAATTCAAGCTCTGGAAGGAACCGTTCAACGTGGTGAACATCTGGAGATT
This window contains:
- a CDS encoding ABC-F family ATP-binding cassette domain-containing protein, which translates into the protein MSILNVEKLSHGFGDRAIFNDVSFRLLKGEHIGLIGANGEGKSTFMNIITGKLQPDEGKVEWSKRMRVGYLDQHAVLNKGQSIRDVLRGAFQYLFDMEQEMNDMYGKMGDVTPEELEQLLEDVGTIQDTLTNQDFYMIDAKVDETARGLGLTDIGLDKDVNDLSGGQRTKVLLAKLLLEKPDILLLDEPTNYLDELHIEWLKRYLQEYENAFILISHDIPFLNSVINLIYHMENQNLTRYVGDYDHFQEVHEMRKQQLESAYKRQQQEIADLKDFVARNKASVATRNMAMSRQKKLDKMDVIEIAKEKPKPQFNFRDARTSGKLIFETKGLVIGYNEPLSRPLDLRMERGQKIALVGANGIGKTTLMRSILGEIQALEGTVQRGEHLEIGYFQQEMKDANYNTCIEEIWQEFPSYTQFEVRAALAKCGLTTKHIESKVAVLSGGEKAKVRLCKLINNETNLLVLDEPTNHLDVDAKEELKRALKAYKGSILLISHEPEFYRDVVTETWNCESWTTKVF